Proteins encoded by one window of Antechinus flavipes isolate AdamAnt ecotype Samford, QLD, Australia chromosome 4, AdamAnt_v2, whole genome shotgun sequence:
- the MINDY1 gene encoding ubiquitin carboxyl-terminal hydrolase MINDY-1 isoform X1, with amino-acid sequence MENSQPGQPSPDEIRTPEVDIPENKEVLSESELDPKDKDVQDTKGTDEGQEDQVSLLTEDKDNLESPPPEDGPQQPEPVLGTQPSAEAVKVEPNPQELPQSPSNHQHETDFYCVKWIPWKGERTPIITQSTNGPCPLLAIMNILFLQWKVKLAPQKEMITSDELMAHLGDCLLSIKPQEKSEALQLNFQQNVDDAMTVLPKLATGLDVNVRFTGVSDFEYTPECSVFDLLGIPLYHGWLVDPQSPEAVSAVGKLSYNQLVEKIITCKHSSDTNLVTEGLIAEQFLEVTAAQLTYHGLCELTAAAKEGELSVFFRNNHFSTMIKHKSHLYLLVTDQGFLQEEQVVWESLHNVDGDSCFCDSDFHLSHALGKEAGAGNGAQSQETQRQVDQDYMIALSLQQQQQQATLGLSDLELARQLQQEEYQQQQAQPMPPRAPSPQERGASSGRPAGERRQRSKQESDCVLL; translated from the exons ATGGAGAACTCTCAGCCTGGCCAACCATCCCCTGATGAGATCAGAACTCCAGAAGTAGATATCCCTGAAAATAAAGAGGTCCTGTCAGAGTCAGAATTGGACCCTAAGGACAAAGATGTTCAAGATACTAAGGGAACAGATGAAGGGCAAGAAGACCAAGTCTCACTGCTCACCGAAGATAAGGACAACCTGGAATCACCGCCTCCAGAAGATGGTCCACAACAACCAGAGCCAGTTCTAGGGACCCAGCCTTCAGCAGAGGCAGTGAAGGTGGAGCCCAACCCTCAGGAGCTTCCCCAGTCTCCTTCAAACCATCAGCATGAGACTGACTTCTACTGTGTGAAGTGGATTCCCTGGAAGGGGGAAAGAACACCCATTATCACTCAAAGCACCAATGGGCCTTGTCCACTTCTTGCCATCATGAACATCCTTTTTCTTCAGTGGaag GTAAAGCTGGCCCCTCAAAAGGAAATGATCACTTCAGATGAGCTAATGGCACACCTCG GAGACTGCCTACTATCCATCAAGCCACAAGAGAAGTCAGAAGCACTACAGCTAAACTTTCAACAG AATGTGGACGATGCCATGACAGTACTACCCAAACTGGCCACGGGTCTGGATGTCAACGTGCGCTTCACAGGCGTCTCTGATTTCGAATATACGCCCGAGTGCAGTGTCTTTGATCTCCTCGGAATTCCCCTCTACCACGGCTGGCTGGTGGATCCCCag AGTCCTGAGGCTGTGAGCGCAGTTGGTAAACTGAGCTATAACCAGCTGGTGGAGAAGATCATCACCTGTAAGCATTCCAGTGATACCAACCTTGTGACAGAAG GCCTAATCGCAGAGCAGTTCCTGGAAGTGACGGCAGCACAGCTGACGTACCACGGGCTGTGTGAGCTGACCGCGGCCGCCAAGGAAGGAGAGCTCAGCGTCTTTTTCCGAAACAATCACTTTAGCACTATGATCAAACATAAG AGTCATCTCTACCTGCTGGTCACTGACCAGGGCTTTCTGCAGGAAGAACAGGTGGTTTGGGAGAGCCTGCACAACGTGGACGGAGACAGCTGCTTCTGCGACTCGGACTTCCACCTGAGCCACGCTCTGGGCAAGGAGGCCGGGGCTGGCAATGGGGCTCAGTCTCAGGAGACGCAACGGCAGGTGGATCAG gatTATATGATTGCCCTGTCTCtccagcaacaacaacaacaagccaCCTTGGGTCTCAGTGATCTAGAACTGGCCCGGCAGCTGCAACAGGAGGAATACCAGCAACAGCAGGCCCAGCCTATGCCACCCCGTGCCCCTTCCCCACAG GAGAGAGGAGCCTCATCTGGACGTCCAGCTGGAGAACGTAGGCAGCGGTCAAAGCAGGAGTCAGACTGTGTCCTTCTATAG
- the MINDY1 gene encoding ubiquitin carboxyl-terminal hydrolase MINDY-1 isoform X2: protein MENSQPGQPSPDEIRTPEVDIPENKEVLSESELDPKDKDVQDTKGTDEGQEDQVSLLTEDKDNLESPPPEDGPQQPEPVLGTQPSAEAVKVEPNPQELPQSPSNHQHETDFYCVKWIPWKGERTPIITQSTNGPCPLLAIMNILFLQWKVKLAPQKEMITSDELMAHLGDCLLSIKPQEKSEALQLNFQQNVDDAMTVLPKLATGLDVNVRFTGVSDFEYTPECSVFDLLGIPLYHGWLVDPQSPEAVSAVGKLSYNQLVEKIITCKHSSDTNLVTEGLIAEQFLEVTAAQLTYHGLCELTAAAKEGELSVFFRNNHFSTMIKHKSHLYLLVTDQGFLQEEQVVWESLHNVDGDSCFCDSDFHLSHALGKEAGAGNGAQSQETQRQVDQDYMIALSLQQQQQQATLGLSDLELARQLQQEEYQQQQAQPMPPRAPSPQG, encoded by the exons ATGGAGAACTCTCAGCCTGGCCAACCATCCCCTGATGAGATCAGAACTCCAGAAGTAGATATCCCTGAAAATAAAGAGGTCCTGTCAGAGTCAGAATTGGACCCTAAGGACAAAGATGTTCAAGATACTAAGGGAACAGATGAAGGGCAAGAAGACCAAGTCTCACTGCTCACCGAAGATAAGGACAACCTGGAATCACCGCCTCCAGAAGATGGTCCACAACAACCAGAGCCAGTTCTAGGGACCCAGCCTTCAGCAGAGGCAGTGAAGGTGGAGCCCAACCCTCAGGAGCTTCCCCAGTCTCCTTCAAACCATCAGCATGAGACTGACTTCTACTGTGTGAAGTGGATTCCCTGGAAGGGGGAAAGAACACCCATTATCACTCAAAGCACCAATGGGCCTTGTCCACTTCTTGCCATCATGAACATCCTTTTTCTTCAGTGGaag GTAAAGCTGGCCCCTCAAAAGGAAATGATCACTTCAGATGAGCTAATGGCACACCTCG GAGACTGCCTACTATCCATCAAGCCACAAGAGAAGTCAGAAGCACTACAGCTAAACTTTCAACAG AATGTGGACGATGCCATGACAGTACTACCCAAACTGGCCACGGGTCTGGATGTCAACGTGCGCTTCACAGGCGTCTCTGATTTCGAATATACGCCCGAGTGCAGTGTCTTTGATCTCCTCGGAATTCCCCTCTACCACGGCTGGCTGGTGGATCCCCag AGTCCTGAGGCTGTGAGCGCAGTTGGTAAACTGAGCTATAACCAGCTGGTGGAGAAGATCATCACCTGTAAGCATTCCAGTGATACCAACCTTGTGACAGAAG GCCTAATCGCAGAGCAGTTCCTGGAAGTGACGGCAGCACAGCTGACGTACCACGGGCTGTGTGAGCTGACCGCGGCCGCCAAGGAAGGAGAGCTCAGCGTCTTTTTCCGAAACAATCACTTTAGCACTATGATCAAACATAAG AGTCATCTCTACCTGCTGGTCACTGACCAGGGCTTTCTGCAGGAAGAACAGGTGGTTTGGGAGAGCCTGCACAACGTGGACGGAGACAGCTGCTTCTGCGACTCGGACTTCCACCTGAGCCACGCTCTGGGCAAGGAGGCCGGGGCTGGCAATGGGGCTCAGTCTCAGGAGACGCAACGGCAGGTGGATCAG gatTATATGATTGCCCTGTCTCtccagcaacaacaacaacaagccaCCTTGGGTCTCAGTGATCTAGAACTGGCCCGGCAGCTGCAACAGGAGGAATACCAGCAACAGCAGGCCCAGCCTATGCCACCCCGTGCCCCTTCCCCACAG GGTTGA